One stretch of Cohnella algarum DNA includes these proteins:
- a CDS encoding IS110 family transposase has protein sequence MILCTSTRGGESHVPNADRYRRKLAFPPCTIHGGDGRKLASFSVTNDRHGADTLIRRMLDTAAEVGCQTLRIGMEATSNLGWHLAHYLKDQLAPYEPNVQAQVYVLNARKVARFKKGYDTLPKTDRIDAWVIADHLRFGRLPHDMNEVVQYQALQRLTRTRFHLIHSIKREKAYFLNQVFLKFSGMRIDNPFSDTFGATSLAVIQELDPERIAEMPMEKLIEFLQEKGKKRFANPQEIAELLKKLARSSYRLDKAMSDPVNISLSVTLSVIKNMEAEVKKLDRQIDKIMKGFQQTLTSVKGIGAVYAAGILAEIGDISRFDDHNALAKFAGLVWNKYQSGDFEAEDTERVMTGNKYLRYYLVEAADKVRKYDSEYEAFYHKKFNEVTKHQHKRALVLTARKLVRLVFMLLKTKKLYTPPERRN, from the coding sequence TTGATTTTGTGTACAAGCACCCGAGGAGGTGAATCCCATGTCCCAAATGCTGATCGGTATAGACGTAAGCTTGCGTTCCCACCATGTACAATTCATGGCGGGGACGGCCGGAAGCTGGCCTCTTTCTCCGTCACCAACGACCGACACGGGGCCGATACCCTCATTCGTCGGATGCTGGATACGGCGGCGGAAGTGGGGTGCCAAACGCTTCGCATCGGGATGGAGGCGACATCCAATCTTGGATGGCACCTGGCCCACTACTTAAAAGACCAACTCGCTCCTTATGAACCCAACGTTCAGGCTCAGGTTTACGTCTTGAATGCTCGTAAAGTGGCTCGGTTCAAGAAGGGCTATGATACCCTTCCCAAAACCGACCGCATTGATGCCTGGGTGATTGCAGACCATCTGCGTTTCGGACGACTGCCTCACGATATGAATGAAGTAGTCCAATACCAAGCCTTGCAGCGTCTGACTCGCACGCGCTTTCACCTCATCCACAGTATCAAGCGTGAAAAAGCGTATTTCCTGAATCAGGTGTTTCTGAAGTTCAGCGGGATGCGGATCGACAATCCGTTCTCGGACACTTTCGGCGCCACCAGTCTGGCTGTGATCCAAGAGCTGGATCCCGAACGCATCGCGGAGATGCCCATGGAAAAGCTGATTGAATTTCTTCAGGAGAAGGGCAAAAAACGTTTCGCCAATCCGCAAGAAATCGCGGAACTGTTGAAAAAGCTGGCCCGCTCTTCGTATCGGTTGGATAAAGCCATGAGTGATCCGGTCAATATCTCGTTGTCCGTCACCCTCAGCGTCATTAAGAACATGGAGGCTGAGGTCAAGAAACTGGATAGACAGATCGACAAGATCATGAAAGGCTTTCAGCAGACACTGACATCCGTCAAAGGCATCGGAGCCGTGTATGCAGCCGGAATCCTGGCCGAGATCGGTGATATTAGCCGATTTGATGATCACAACGCATTGGCCAAATTCGCCGGTCTGGTCTGGAACAAGTACCAGTCCGGAGATTTTGAAGCTGAAGATACCGAGCGCGTGATGACCGGCAACAAGTATCTGCGCTACTACTTGGTTGAAGCAGCAGATAAAGTTCGCAAATACGATTCGGAATACGAAGCGTTCTACCACAAGAAATTTAACGAAGTTACGAAACACCAGCACAAACGAGCACTCGTCCTTACCGCACGCAAATTGGTACGGTTGGTCTTCATGCTACTGAAGACCAAGAAACTGTACACACCACCGGAGAGGAGGAATTAA
- a CDS encoding DUF3626 domain-containing protein: MSGRNPLTKSQSSALKHIAACAEARKRDALQTIEEILYMSDIPRSAYETALAKLRKHARIALHFHPDRLDSRMMTVAESLLAEGKYKSQFETKLSNGSLTAFPGGERDRWENDLFEGAYHSQERADGERPKYGALDLTLRPDGPASRFGSCYFLLSPKVSRRSTYTYLDSHQNPKEKGTLEELDDVMAALLKDAFFGEYAIGEKNATPRKLIELWSARLEEPFPEPSMGAANRNLNHYIEAQVHGEISLREDAVALVADPSFKGTPVGGTLERIGEKYGIDLYWHMGFVLPASEVPGDFRGPAMPSLARRISRNGLIDASAIGAAAADLKRNPEGWKDRGTEAEALQELKLLWHVLVRYGRPFREFHRG, encoded by the coding sequence ATGTCCGGTCGCAATCCGCTCACGAAGTCGCAATCGTCGGCATTGAAGCATATTGCGGCATGCGCCGAAGCCCGGAAACGGGATGCTTTGCAGACGATCGAGGAAATCCTTTATATGAGCGACATTCCTCGAAGCGCGTACGAAACCGCTCTCGCCAAGCTCCGAAAGCATGCGAGGATCGCGCTGCATTTTCACCCGGACAGGCTGGACAGCAGGATGATGACCGTTGCCGAAAGCCTGCTGGCGGAGGGGAAGTACAAGAGCCAATTCGAGACGAAACTATCGAACGGCAGCCTGACGGCTTTCCCGGGCGGCGAACGGGACCGGTGGGAGAACGACTTGTTCGAAGGCGCCTACCATTCGCAGGAACGGGCGGACGGGGAGCGGCCGAAATACGGGGCGCTCGATTTGACGCTGCGACCGGACGGACCGGCTTCGAGGTTCGGCTCCTGCTATTTTCTGCTGTCTCCGAAAGTTTCGCGGCGTAGCACCTACACTTATCTGGATTCGCACCAGAACCCGAAGGAAAAAGGCACGCTCGAGGAGTTGGACGACGTGATGGCCGCGCTGTTGAAGGACGCTTTTTTCGGGGAGTACGCCATCGGCGAAAAAAACGCGACGCCGCGCAAGCTGATCGAATTATGGTCGGCTCGCCTGGAAGAGCCGTTTCCCGAGCCTTCGATGGGCGCGGCGAATCGCAATCTGAACCATTATATTGAAGCGCAGGTTCACGGGGAAATCTCTTTGCGAGAAGACGCGGTGGCGCTCGTTGCCGATCCTTCGTTCAAAGGCACTCCCGTCGGGGGCACTCTGGAGCGTATCGGCGAGAAGTACGGCATCGATCTCTATTGGCATATGGGGTTCGTTCTGCCGGCAAGCGAGGTGCCGGGAGACTTCCGGGGGCCGGCGATGCCGTCGCTTGCCAGGCGCATTTCCCGCAACGGCCTGATCGACGCGAGCGCGATCGGAGCGGCCGCGGCGGATTTAAAGCGAAATCCGGAAGGGTGGAAGGATCGCGGGACCGAAGCGGAGGCGCTGCAGGAATTAAAACTGCTGTGGCATGTGCTGGTCCGGTACGGGAGACCGTTTCGGGAGTTTCATCGCGGTTGA
- a CDS encoding DUF4350 domain-containing protein, which produces MTVGGKRRAARLIWFGLALALAAAAIAGLRPAAAAAAGEGIEITAEVGLGGIVKEGKWTRLSITAVNETDRALKGELVFSVVQPNGGYNQSFSVPAELPQGSPVVLELTVPGTSYNENNNKLAFREERSGDEIPLTGKSFLVGSSTANTVVGVVSRDPDTLNFLPILNQRGYSLQVVPIEDQKLANNAMQLGSFDFLVLNDTATGGWSEDRIAAVRTWVQMGGTLVVSGGAGYAKTAEAFKDIVPVAADGTAALSSADSIVQGGDGKALDLAGPVTVSTGTLQAGATSLLNEGEIIVAAERKYGKGRIVYAAFDPSLEPFASWSGNSALWARMLSGSLTSYLHQNVNGFGYSNGYWEVDNALNAFPSLRSPQFNLLLVFFLIYIVIVAPGVFLTLKAADRREWAWWIIPALSVVSSLVIYSIGSADKNQTMTHSLRTMELAGDGRALRSADVAVFAPRGGTVEAGFEADVTVLPNSDESGTGNISTNRMNQTARTEPDRVTAVWNRVEYSSVRKARLEYNEESSGHGQFDIAAEELGANRKIRVTNNTEADLKKAALLANGRVYSLGILRKEKPQRQRCRRTYLLTASFTITAIKCSLLREDGTSIRGIAAC; this is translated from the coding sequence GTGACAGTTGGCGGGAAAAGAAGGGCCGCAAGGCTCATTTGGTTCGGTCTGGCGCTCGCGTTGGCCGCGGCTGCGATCGCGGGGTTGCGTCCGGCGGCGGCGGCAGCGGCCGGGGAAGGCATTGAGATTACCGCGGAGGTCGGACTGGGCGGGATCGTGAAGGAAGGGAAGTGGACACGCCTGTCGATCACGGCCGTCAATGAAACGGATCGGGCTTTAAAAGGGGAGCTCGTTTTCTCGGTCGTTCAGCCGAACGGAGGCTACAATCAGAGCTTTTCCGTGCCGGCGGAGCTGCCGCAAGGAAGTCCGGTCGTACTGGAGCTGACCGTGCCGGGCACGAGCTACAACGAAAACAACAACAAGCTGGCGTTTCGGGAAGAGCGCTCGGGCGACGAAATCCCGCTGACGGGAAAATCCTTTCTGGTCGGATCCTCAACGGCCAACACCGTCGTCGGCGTCGTATCCCGGGATCCGGATACGCTCAATTTTTTGCCGATTCTCAATCAACGGGGCTACAGCCTGCAAGTCGTTCCGATCGAGGATCAAAAATTGGCGAATAACGCGATGCAGCTCGGCTCGTTCGATTTTCTCGTTTTGAACGATACGGCGACGGGCGGCTGGAGCGAAGACCGAATCGCGGCGGTTCGCACCTGGGTTCAAATGGGGGGCACGCTCGTCGTTTCGGGCGGCGCGGGCTACGCGAAAACGGCTGAAGCGTTCAAGGATATCGTTCCCGTCGCCGCGGATGGCACGGCGGCGCTTTCCTCCGCCGATTCGATCGTCCAGGGCGGAGACGGCAAGGCGCTGGATCTGGCGGGGCCCGTCACGGTTTCGACGGGTACGCTGCAAGCGGGCGCTACTTCGCTGTTGAATGAAGGCGAGATCATTGTCGCGGCGGAGAGAAAGTACGGAAAAGGGCGCATCGTCTACGCGGCGTTCGACCCTTCGCTTGAGCCGTTTGCTTCCTGGAGCGGAAATTCCGCGCTTTGGGCGCGGATGTTGAGCGGCTCGCTCACCTCGTATTTGCATCAAAACGTCAACGGTTTCGGCTATAGCAACGGTTATTGGGAAGTGGACAACGCGCTGAACGCGTTCCCTTCGCTGCGATCGCCGCAGTTCAACTTGCTGCTCGTCTTTTTTCTTATTTATATCGTGATCGTCGCCCCGGGCGTATTCCTGACGCTTAAGGCGGCGGACAGGCGGGAATGGGCCTGGTGGATCATTCCGGCGTTGTCGGTCGTTTCGAGTCTCGTCATTTATTCGATCGGGTCGGCCGACAAAAACCAGACGATGACGCACAGCTTGCGGACGATGGAGCTCGCGGGCGACGGCCGCGCCTTGCGCTCGGCCGACGTGGCGGTGTTCGCTCCCCGCGGAGGCACGGTGGAGGCCGGGTTCGAAGCCGATGTTACCGTTTTGCCGAATAGCGATGAAAGCGGCACCGGCAACATTTCGACCAATCGGATGAACCAGACCGCGCGAACCGAGCCGGACCGGGTAACGGCGGTTTGGAACCGCGTCGAGTATTCTTCCGTCCGGAAGGCGCGGCTGGAATACAACGAGGAATCGTCCGGCCACGGCCAATTCGACATCGCGGCGGAAGAGCTCGGGGCGAACCGGAAAATACGCGTGACGAACAATACGGAAGCCGATCTCAAGAAGGCGGCTTTGCTGGCGAACGGCAGAGTCTATTCCCTGGGGATCTTGCGAAAGGAGAAGCCGCAGAGGCAACGGTGCCGACGTACTTACCTTCTTACGGCGTCTTTTACGATTACGGCTATCAAATGTTCCCTTTTACGGGAGGACGGGACGAGTATTCGCGGCATCGCGGCATGCTGA
- a CDS encoding Tn3 family transposase, with translation MYARVRELLTPEERLHYLQIPPDLGEWELGTYFTFTQHDLEIIQQRRRDYNRLGFAVQLCVLRYLGWTLSDTKEVPVQILRHIAKQINADVESFASYGDREATKYEHLDEIRKEYGYQTFTLSEYRSLCKHLFSHAMANGNPLHLIQLALEDLRKRKIILPSMATIERAVWETRKRTEEKIFKLLSSSLTELQIAKLDRVLTTMPESSKTYLAWLREIPGTSSPDSFLKVIEKLEYLRDLQLQVDTKGIHPNRLRQLSKIGSRYEPHSFRRFNDPKKYAILVAYLLELIQDLTDLAFEIHDRQIMILLSKGRKAQEELQKQNGKSINEKVVHFADLGAALIKARSEGIDPFVALDAVMPWDQVVASVEEAKRLARPVDYDYLDLLEKKFYALRKYTPTLLKSLEFRSTKSAEPLMKAVDIIRDMNETGKRKVPEGAPLNFVSNRWQKHVYDDDGTINRHYYEMAVLTELRNYVRSGDVSIVGSRQHKDFEEYLVPKADWNGIDPNATKLAVSLSAKEYLEERIEALLQRLNWVSDHIDELDGVNLENGKLHIERLEKDVPDESRNFSLSLYELLPRIKLTDLLMEVANWTNFHEQFIHASSNRAPNEEETTILMATLMAMGTNIGLTKMAEATPSISYRQMANTAQWRLYEDAMNKAQAVLVNFHHKLALPSYWGNGTTSSSDGMRVQIGVSSLHADANPHYGTGKGATIYRFVSDQFSTFYTKVINTNARDAVHVIDGLLHHETDLSIEEHYTDTAGYTDQVFGLTHLLGFRFAPRLRDLADSKLYAIGKPSIFPKLEKLLRGQINTKIIQENYDDVLRLAHSIREGTVSASLIMGKIGSYARQNSLATALREMGRIEKTIFILDYLSSEALRRKIHRGLNKGEAMNALARAIFFGKHGELRERALQDQLQRASALNIIINAISVWNTVYLQQATEHRKKQGKLQEELLNHISPLGWEHINFLGEYKFNFKQNTSLNSLRPLKQQEGE, from the coding sequence ATGTACGCGAGAGTAAGGGAACTGCTAACTCCGGAGGAACGGCTGCATTATTTGCAGATACCGCCTGATCTTGGCGAATGGGAATTGGGCACTTATTTCACATTTACACAGCATGACCTTGAAATCATACAGCAGCGGCGAAGAGATTATAATCGACTCGGCTTTGCCGTGCAGCTGTGCGTACTTCGTTATCTCGGCTGGACACTTTCTGATACAAAAGAAGTGCCGGTTCAAATTCTTCGTCATATTGCAAAGCAAATCAATGCCGATGTGGAGTCTTTTGCATCTTACGGCGACCGAGAAGCAACGAAGTACGAGCATCTGGATGAGATCCGGAAAGAATATGGCTACCAGACATTCACCTTGAGCGAATATCGTTCTTTGTGCAAGCATCTATTTAGCCATGCAATGGCAAACGGCAATCCCTTACACCTGATTCAACTCGCACTCGAAGATTTACGTAAGCGTAAAATCATTCTCCCTTCAATGGCTACAATTGAAAGAGCCGTTTGGGAAACGCGCAAACGAACAGAAGAAAAAATATTCAAGCTGCTCAGCAGTTCACTGACAGAATTACAAATTGCTAAGCTGGATCGCGTCTTAACCACCATGCCGGAAAGTAGCAAAACCTACTTAGCATGGTTAAGGGAAATTCCAGGTACTAGCTCTCCGGATTCTTTTTTGAAGGTGATTGAAAAACTCGAATACTTACGCGACTTGCAGCTGCAAGTCGATACGAAAGGCATCCATCCGAACCGTCTACGTCAACTTTCTAAAATCGGTTCGCGTTACGAACCTCATTCTTTCAGACGTTTTAATGATCCGAAAAAGTACGCGATTTTAGTAGCGTACCTATTGGAACTAATTCAGGATTTGACAGACCTGGCTTTCGAGATTCATGACCGGCAGATTATGATACTGCTTTCCAAAGGGAGAAAGGCCCAAGAGGAACTTCAAAAGCAAAACGGTAAATCGATCAACGAAAAGGTTGTTCACTTTGCCGATCTTGGAGCCGCTCTTATTAAGGCCCGAAGCGAAGGCATTGATCCGTTTGTTGCTCTTGATGCCGTCATGCCGTGGGATCAGGTCGTCGCATCCGTGGAGGAAGCTAAACGGCTGGCGCGACCAGTTGATTACGACTACTTGGACTTGTTAGAAAAGAAATTCTATGCGCTCCGAAAATACACGCCAACGCTGCTAAAATCGTTGGAATTTCGGTCAACTAAGTCCGCAGAGCCGCTAATGAAGGCGGTCGATATCATCCGGGATATGAATGAAACCGGGAAGCGGAAGGTTCCGGAAGGCGCGCCGCTGAACTTCGTTTCGAACCGCTGGCAAAAGCACGTTTACGACGATGACGGAACGATCAACCGGCATTACTACGAAATGGCTGTCCTGACAGAGTTGCGGAATTACGTTCGTTCCGGGGACGTGTCCATAGTCGGAAGCCGTCAGCATAAGGATTTCGAGGAATACCTTGTTCCGAAAGCCGATTGGAATGGCATTGATCCTAACGCTACAAAGCTTGCCGTCAGTTTGTCCGCAAAGGAATATCTTGAAGAACGGATTGAAGCACTTCTTCAAAGATTAAATTGGGTTTCGGATCACATCGATGAGCTGGACGGAGTAAATTTGGAGAACGGGAAATTGCACATTGAGCGATTGGAGAAAGATGTTCCCGATGAATCCCGAAATTTCAGTCTTTCCCTCTATGAGCTGCTACCACGAATTAAGCTTACGGATCTGCTCATGGAAGTAGCCAACTGGACGAATTTTCATGAGCAGTTTATTCACGCTTCCAGTAACCGCGCTCCGAACGAGGAAGAAACAACAATCCTTATGGCTACCCTTATGGCAATGGGAACGAACATCGGGCTTACGAAGATGGCTGAAGCCACGCCGAGCATTTCATATCGGCAAATGGCCAATACAGCTCAATGGCGGCTGTACGAAGACGCGATGAATAAAGCGCAAGCTGTTCTTGTCAATTTTCATCATAAGCTGGCGCTGCCTTCATATTGGGGGAATGGCACTACCTCCTCATCTGATGGAATGCGCGTCCAGATCGGTGTATCGTCTCTTCACGCAGATGCGAATCCTCACTACGGGACCGGAAAAGGAGCAACGATATATCGCTTCGTGAGCGACCAGTTTTCCACGTTCTATACGAAAGTCATCAATACGAACGCTCGGGATGCCGTACACGTCATCGACGGTTTGCTCCACCACGAAACGGACTTGTCCATTGAGGAGCATTATACGGATACGGCCGGTTACACCGATCAAGTCTTTGGTTTAACGCATTTGCTTGGATTTCGCTTTGCGCCGCGCTTACGCGACTTGGCTGATTCCAAGCTCTACGCTATCGGAAAACCGTCCATTTTCCCTAAATTGGAGAAGCTGCTTCGCGGACAGATTAATACAAAGATCATTCAAGAGAACTACGACGATGTACTCCGGCTGGCTCACTCCATCCGGGAAGGAACCGTTTCAGCATCACTCATTATGGGGAAAATCGGTTCCTATGCAAGACAAAACAGCTTGGCTACCGCGCTGAGAGAAATGGGGCGTATCGAGAAAACGATCTTCATTCTGGATTACCTTTCGAGCGAGGCGCTGCGGAGAAAAATCCATCGGGGGTTGAACAAAGGAGAAGCCATGAACGCATTGGCCAGAGCGATCTTCTTCGGCAAACATGGCGAACTGCGGGAACGTGCGCTACAAGATCAGCTCCAACGGGCAAGTGCGTTGAACATTATCATCAATGCAATTAGCGTTTGGAATACCGTCTATCTCCAGCAGGCAACTGAACACCGCAAAAAGCAAGGTAAGCTTCAGGAAGAACTGCTAAATCACATTTCCCCCCTTGGATGGGAGCACATCAATTTTCTAGGTGAATACAAATTCAACTTCAAGCAGAATACGTCTCTCAACTCATTACGACCGCTGAAACAACAGGAAGGTGAGTGA
- a CDS encoding ABC transporter permease gives MSGKQAEAKAGRNLRSLFVNPVLNKEIMLRMRSLRSMWALFFYLLAIGIGALGFIYINEMDGGGGFNPNTSRTMFMFISIAQLGLIAFMAPGLTAGIVSGERERQTLNLLLTTQQSSTNIIVSKLVASLAFMVLIVLATMPVYSIVFLYGGISPSQLLLVFLFYLFTMVVLGSLGILFSTLFKRTMISVIVSYGVTLFIFGGTAFLYLIVLSIMQNTYGNGQTDYGWIGYIMGLNPVAALYSIFDSEISRSVFMVYRSGGLSGQDAPIQLWQQFLIVYSIVSIGAVLLSIRYIRPILKKKRAGR, from the coding sequence ATGAGCGGCAAGCAAGCGGAGGCCAAAGCAGGGCGGAACCTGCGATCGCTGTTCGTCAACCCGGTGCTGAACAAGGAAATCATGCTGCGAATGCGTTCGCTGCGTTCGATGTGGGCGTTGTTTTTCTATTTGCTGGCGATCGGGATCGGCGCGCTCGGGTTCATCTATATCAACGAGATGGACGGAGGCGGCGGCTTCAATCCGAATACGAGCCGGACGATGTTCATGTTCATCAGCATCGCCCAGCTCGGGCTGATCGCCTTCATGGCGCCGGGACTTACGGCCGGCATCGTCAGCGGGGAGCGCGAGCGGCAAACGCTGAATTTGCTGCTGACGACGCAGCAGTCGTCGACGAACATTATCGTGAGCAAACTGGTCGCTTCGCTCGCTTTTATGGTGCTTATCGTGCTGGCGACGATGCCGGTGTACAGCATCGTGTTTCTGTACGGAGGCATCTCGCCGTCGCAGCTGCTGCTCGTGTTTCTCTTTTACTTGTTCACGATGGTCGTTCTCGGCTCGCTCGGCATCCTGTTTTCGACCTTGTTCAAACGAACGATGATTTCCGTCATCGTCTCCTACGGCGTCACGTTGTTCATTTTCGGAGGGACGGCGTTTCTGTATTTGATTGTGTTATCCATCATGCAAAACACGTACGGGAACGGGCAGACGGACTACGGCTGGATCGGGTACATCATGGGCTTAAATCCGGTGGCCGCCCTGTACAGCATTTTCGATTCGGAAATTTCGCGGTCGGTATTCATGGTTTATCGCTCCGGCGGCTTGAGCGGACAGGATGCCCCGATCCAGTTGTGGCAGCAATTCCTGATCGTGTATTCGATCGTTTCCATCGGGGCGGTGCTGCTTAGCATCCGGTATATCCGACCGATTTTAAAAAAGAAGCGCGCAGGCAGGTAA
- a CDS encoding ABC transporter ATP-binding protein has product MIETRSLSKQFGSFQALKSLDLTIDKGTVFGFVGPNGAGKSTTMSILATLLAPTSGTAMVDGIDVTEHPKEVRKKIGYMPDFFGVYDSFKATEYLHFYGASYGIGKAERNKLIPQLLELVNLSDKKDAYVDTLSRGMKQRLCLARCLVHDPDLLILDEPASGLDPRARIEMREILKELKDMGKTIIISSHILPELAEMVDEIGVIEHGQLVAHGNVQDIQSRLRVKRILTIRSAGQDEELEAALRDRPFVNRIFRDEKGVQVHFGGQDEEQAELLAELIGRGFRLIAFSEAQTNLEDVFLEITKGNGGEA; this is encoded by the coding sequence ATGATCGAGACGCGGTCGTTGTCCAAGCAGTTCGGCAGCTTCCAGGCGCTGAAATCGCTCGATTTGACGATAGACAAGGGCACCGTATTTGGCTTCGTCGGTCCGAACGGAGCAGGCAAGTCGACGACGATGTCGATTTTGGCGACGCTGCTCGCGCCGACGTCGGGCACGGCCATGGTGGACGGGATCGACGTGACGGAGCACCCGAAGGAGGTCCGCAAAAAAATCGGCTACATGCCGGACTTTTTCGGCGTTTACGACAGCTTCAAGGCGACGGAGTATTTGCATTTTTACGGGGCCAGCTACGGCATCGGCAAGGCGGAGCGCAACAAGCTGATTCCGCAGCTGCTCGAACTGGTGAATCTCTCCGACAAAAAGGACGCTTACGTCGACACGCTTTCGCGGGGGATGAAGCAGCGCCTGTGCCTCGCCCGCTGCCTCGTGCACGACCCCGACCTGCTCATTCTCGACGAGCCCGCTTCGGGGCTCGATCCGCGGGCCCGGATCGAAATGCGCGAAATTTTGAAGGAACTGAAGGATATGGGGAAGACGATTATCATTTCCTCGCACATTTTGCCGGAACTCGCGGAAATGGTGGACGAGATCGGCGTCATCGAGCACGGGCAGCTGGTCGCGCACGGCAACGTTCAGGATATTCAAAGCCGGCTGCGGGTAAAACGGATTCTGACGATCCGCAGCGCGGGGCAGGACGAAGAGCTGGAAGCGGCGCTCAGGGACCGGCCGTTCGTGAATCGGATTTTCCGCGACGAAAAGGGCGTGCAGGTGCATTTCGGCGGCCAGGACGAGGAGCAGGCCGAGCTGCTGGCCGAGCTGATCGGCCGCGGCTTCCGCCTGATCGCCTTCAGCGAAGCGCAAACGAATCTCGAGGACGTCTTTCTGGAAATTACGAAGGGGAACGGGGGAGAAGCATGA
- a CDS encoding tyrosine-type recombinase/integrase, with product MRETPGISEQGDQTIQDFIHALTTHEDLNPKTLKEYASDLKHFIGWFETAYHQEEEIIFRIEDVATPTLTRYREAAQKIMELKPATINRRLITLKRFFEWAVSESRIRRDPSKPVKLVPEEKVSPRQMTDKEEAALVAAAEHGGSLRDQTILIVMFHTGLRSMEVCDLAPGDIQIGKRSGQLTVRSGKRNKQREVPLNATCRVALEKYLAELPPHSPFLFPSEKTGDRLTERALRHLIQKYMKAARLEGLSAHDLRHRFGYVMAENTPLHRLAQIMGHDSLDTTMIYVKATRADLQAEVEKIAWQ from the coding sequence ATGAGAGAAACACCGGGGATTTCGGAACAGGGCGATCAGACGATTCAGGACTTCATTCACGCTCTCACCACCCACGAAGATTTGAATCCCAAAACACTAAAAGAGTATGCAAGCGACCTAAAACATTTCATCGGCTGGTTTGAGACCGCCTACCACCAAGAGGAAGAGATTATATTTCGAATTGAAGATGTGGCTACTCCAACATTAACGCGATATAGGGAAGCAGCACAAAAAATAATGGAATTGAAACCGGCGACCATTAACCGGCGGCTTATTACCCTGAAACGTTTTTTTGAATGGGCCGTGTCAGAATCCAGGATTCGCCGCGACCCTTCGAAGCCGGTTAAATTGGTTCCGGAAGAAAAGGTAAGCCCCAGACAGATGACAGACAAAGAAGAAGCTGCTTTGGTTGCTGCGGCCGAGCATGGCGGTTCTCTTCGGGATCAGACGATTCTAATCGTGATGTTTCACACGGGCTTACGAAGCATGGAAGTGTGTGACTTGGCTCCCGGAGATATTCAAATCGGTAAACGTAGTGGTCAGCTTACGGTCCGATCCGGAAAACGAAATAAACAGAGGGAAGTTCCTTTGAACGCCACGTGTAGAGTTGCTTTAGAAAAATATCTGGCAGAACTCCCTCCGCACAGTCCTTTTCTGTTTCCATCTGAAAAGACCGGCGATCGATTAACCGAACGTGCTTTACGTCATTTAATTCAAAAATATATGAAAGCAGCCCGGCTCGAAGGATTGAGCGCCCACGATCTACGGCACCGGTTCGGCTATGTGATGGCAGAAAACACGCCGTTGCACCGCTTGGCGCAAATTATGGGACACGATAGTCTGGACACAACGATGATTTACGTCAAGGCAACCCGTGCGGATCTGCAAGCGGAAGTCGAAAAAATAGCTTGGCAATAG